Proteins from a single region of Rhea pennata isolate bPtePen1 chromosome 6, bPtePen1.pri, whole genome shotgun sequence:
- the ESYT3 gene encoding extended synaptotagmin-3: MEPAAAGPRPRALLPPLLLALVLAAARALLWLGPAYLAGYLGLSGSWVLLALLLWVCWGQNRRGKRSRLAAAFALLEDEREAVRRGLAARHLPAWVHFPDVERAEWLNKVLVQAWPYFVTIMEKTFKEVLEPKIRAKNVHLKTCTFTKIHFGEKCPRINGIKAYTKEIDRRQITLDLQICYVGDCEIHMDITKFKLGVKGIQLHGTLRVILEPLLTDAPFIGAVTFFFMQRPYLEINWTGMSNLLDVPGINVMSDSLIQDFIASRLVLPNRITVPLKKNMSIAHLRFPVPYGVIRVHLLEAENLVQKDNFLGAIRGKSDPYALLRVGTAQYRSKTVSRDLNPIWNETFEFVVHEVPGQDLEVDLYDEDPDKDDFMGSLFISLVDVMNDRTVDEWFPLSKTTSGHLHLKLEWFSLVNDQEKLHEDKKGLSTAILIVYLDNAFNLPKNHFEYSNGEYGAKKFKNNKYLKKMEREPSSFVLLTVGNKTQKSKTCNFNKDPTWGQAFTFFVHSAHSQSLHIEVKDKDRDSILGTSVVCLSHLLKDPNMTLDQRFQLDHSSSDSFIKMKLVLRALSIEEPDPQRVKTGVNASKQGPVRVTEKGGNPHKYVPPPKPEVSKEPPVSKDSAALESVPKKDNGEDMNTNDSTAEPVASKTIAGLNETESEQNPEHRLSTTLQTRAAVVPTLPVIQELRLAPSVASLGSLPSSCFDLSSSNLDLHNGTEMPLGEIQLTVRYASIRQSLVVLVNGCRNLVPSSSRGIDPYVRIYLLPDRRWTSRKKTSVKKKTLNPQYDEKFEFFESLEDVKKRTLDIAVKNSRPFISQERRELGKVRIDLSQEDLIKGFAQWYELTRSRCKKS, from the exons ATggagcccgcggccgccggcccgcggccccgcgcgctgctgccgccgctgctgctggcgctggtgctggcggcggcgcgggcgctgctgTGGCTCGGCCCCGCGTACCTGGCCGGGTACCTGGGGCTGAGCGgcagctgggtgctgctggcGCTCCTGCTGTGGGTGTGCTGGGGCCAGAACCGGCGGGGGAAGCGCTCGCGGCTGGCGGCCGCCTTCGCGCTGCTGGAGGACGAGCGGGAGGCGGTGCGCCGCGGGCTGGCCGCCCGGCACCTGCCCGCCTGG GTCCATTTCCCTGATGTTGAACGAGCGGAGTGGCTGAACAAG GTCCTTGTACAGGCTTGGCCATACTTTGTGACAATTATGGAAAAAACGTTTAAAGAAGTTCTTGAACCAAAAATCAGAGCAAAGAACGTACACCTGAAAACATGCACCTTTACCAAGATCCACTTTGGTGAGAAG TGTCCTAGAATCAATGGAATAAAAGCCTACACCAAAGAAATTGATAGAAGACAAATTACCCTGGACCTGCAGATATG ttacGTAGGGGACTGTGAGATTCACATGGACATAACAAAATTTAAACTTGGAGTGAAAGGCATACAG TTGCATGGGACATTGCGGGTGATACTGGAACCTCTTCTAACTGATGCACCTTTTATCGGagcagtgacatttttttttatgcagagACCG TACTTGGAAATCAACTGGACTGGCATGAGCAACCTCCTGGATGTCCCAGGGATTAA tGTAATGTCTGACTCGCTAATTCAGGACTTCATTGCTTCACGGCTGGTTCTACCAAATAGAATCACAGTGCCTCTGAAGAAGAACATGAGCATTGCCCACCTGAGGTTCCCTGTCCCATAc GGAGTAATAAGAGTTCATCTGTTAGAAGCTGAAAACCTTGTCCAGAAAGACAACTTTCTTGGTGCCATCAGGGGAAAGTCTGACCCATATGCTCTTCTTCGAGTTGGCACAGCGCAGTATCGAAGCAAGACTGTCTCCCGAGATCTTAACCCCATTTGGAATGAGACGTTTGAG tttgTTGTTCATGAAGTACCTGGTCAGGACTTAGAAGTGGACTTGTATGATGAAGATCCAGACAAAGATGACTTTATGGGCAG cttGTTTATAAGCCTGGTGGATGTAATGAATGACAGAACAGTTGATGAG TGGTTTCCCTTAAGTAAGACAACAAGTGGGCACTTGCATTTAAAGCTGGAGTGGTTTTCGTTAGTAAATGATCAAGAAAAGCTACATGAG GATAAGAAGGGTCTGTCTACAGCAATTCTGATAGTCTACTTGGACAATGCTTTCAACCTTCCG AAAAACCACTTTGAGTACTCAAATGGTGAATATGGAGCAAAGAAGTTCAAAAATAACAAGTACTTAAAG AAGATGGAACGAGAGCCTTCCTCCTTTGTCCTGCTCACTGTCGGGAACAAGACTCAGAAAAGCAAG ACCTGCAATTTCAACAAAGATCCCACGTGGGGCCAGGCTTTCACCTTCTTCGTCCACAGTGCTCATTCCCAGTCACTGCACATTGAG GTAAAAGACAAGGATCGGGATAGCATCCTGGGAACTTCAGTGGTGTGTCTCTCCCATTTACTTAAGGACCCAAACATGACTCTGGATCAGAGATTTCAGTTGGATCATTCCAGTTCAGACAGCTTCATTAAGATGAAACTTGTGTTGCGG GCCTTGAGTATTGAGGAACCTGATCCACAAAGAGTCAAGACAGGTGTCAATGCCTCAAAACAAGGTCCTGTACGTGTCACGGAGAAGGGTGGGAACCCGCACAAGTATGTCCCTCCACCAAAGCCAGAAGTTTCAAAAGAACCTCCTGTGAGCAAAGACTCTGCAGCACTTGAATCTGTGCCAAAAAAGGACAACGGTGAAGACATGAACACAAATGACAGTACAGCAGAGCCTGTAGCAAGCAAAACTATTGCTGGCCTTAATGAGACGGAGAGCGAGCAAAATCCAGAGCATCGACTGTCGACAACACTGCAAACCAGAGCAGCAGTAGTGCCCACACTGCCAGTCATACAGGAATTAAGGCTTGCACCCAGCGTTGCTTCGCTGGGTTCTCTGCCTTCTTCTTGCTTTGACTTAAGTAGCAGCAATCTGGACCTTCATAA TGGGACCGAAATGCCTCTGGGAGAGATTCAGCTCACAGTGCGATACGCTTCCATACGGCAGAGTCTCGTTGTGCTGGTAAATGGCTGCAG AAACTTAGTACCGTCTTCTAGTCGTGGAATAGATCCCTATGTTCGTATATACCTGCTTCCAGATAGAAGATGGACAAGCAGAAAGAAGActtcagttaagaaaaaaactctgaaCCCCCAGTATgatgaaaa GTTTGAATTTTTTGAATCTTTGGAAGATGTTAAGAAAAGGACGTTAGACATTGCAGTGAAAAACAGCAGGCCGTTcatttcacaggaaagaagGGAACTGGGGAAA gTGCGGATTGACTTGTCACAGGAAGACTTAATCAAAGGTTTTGCACAATG GTATGAGCTGACAAGAAGTAGATGCAAGAAAAGCTGA